The Listeria monocytogenes genome window below encodes:
- the purM gene encoding phosphoribosylformylglycinamidine cyclo-ligase gives MAENAYSKAGVDVEAGYQVVERIKKHVARTKRLGAMGALGSFGGMFDLSSLHLKEPVLVSGTDGVGTKLLLAIEADKHDTIGIDCVAMCVNDILAQGAEPLFFLDYIATGKTDPVKMEQIVKGVADGCEQAGAALIGGETAEMPDMYGAEDYDLAGFTVGAVEKQKLITEGAVKAGDTLIGIPSSGIHSNGYSLVRKIFFKDNEFSLDAEISELDVPLVEELLKPTRIYVKPVLEVLKKVDVHGITHVTGGGFVENLPRMLTSDLAVKVELGSWPVLPIFDVMKKYGQLNEMEMYEIFNMGIGMVLAVAKADVERTLEVLVQNGEAAYVIGEVTTRENDAVIFTGGTKG, from the coding sequence ATGGCAGAGAATGCATATAGTAAAGCAGGCGTGGACGTAGAAGCTGGCTATCAAGTGGTAGAACGCATCAAAAAACATGTGGCTAGAACAAAGCGATTAGGCGCGATGGGGGCACTTGGTTCTTTTGGCGGAATGTTTGACTTAAGTAGTTTGCATCTAAAAGAGCCTGTCCTTGTTTCTGGTACGGATGGTGTTGGGACAAAATTACTTTTGGCAATTGAAGCAGATAAGCATGATACCATCGGGATTGACTGCGTGGCAATGTGCGTGAATGACATTTTAGCTCAAGGCGCCGAGCCATTATTTTTCTTAGATTATATCGCTACTGGGAAAACAGATCCTGTGAAAATGGAACAAATTGTTAAAGGCGTGGCTGATGGCTGTGAACAAGCTGGTGCAGCTTTAATTGGCGGCGAAACAGCAGAAATGCCTGATATGTACGGCGCGGAAGATTATGATTTAGCTGGTTTTACTGTTGGGGCTGTAGAGAAACAGAAGCTAATTACAGAAGGCGCAGTCAAAGCAGGAGATACACTCATTGGAATTCCATCTAGCGGGATTCATAGTAACGGCTACTCCCTTGTGCGCAAAATTTTCTTTAAAGATAACGAATTTTCACTCGATGCGGAAATCAGTGAACTAGATGTACCACTTGTGGAAGAGCTACTTAAACCAACACGTATTTACGTCAAACCAGTTTTAGAAGTATTGAAAAAGGTTGATGTGCACGGAATTACGCATGTGACGGGTGGCGGATTTGTAGAGAATTTGCCACGGATGTTAACGAGCGATTTAGCTGTGAAAGTGGAGCTAGGTTCATGGCCAGTGTTGCCGATTTTTGACGTTATGAAGAAATACGGCCAATTAAACGAAATGGAAATGTATGAAATTTTCAATATGGGCATTGGTATGGTGTTGGCAGTTGCGAAAGCGGATGTGGAAAGAACATTAGAAGTACTCGTTCAAAATGGAGAAGCGGCTTATGTTATTGGCGAAGTTACGACACGTGAAAATGATGCGGTTATTTTCACAGGAGGCACAAAAGGATGA
- the purF gene encoding amidophosphoribosyltransferase, whose product MLAEVKGLNEECGIFGIWDHPNAAEITYYGLHSLQHRGQEGAGIVSTDGETLKGHRNLGLLADVFKHGELDDLKGKAAIGHVRYATAGQKNLGNVQPFLFHFHSSSLALAHNGNLVNAKSLRRELEEEGAIFQTSSDTEVLAHLIKRSHTGDFVEDLKVALNKVKGGFAYMLLTEDTMYAALDPNGFRPLSIGRIGNSYVVASETCAFETVGAEFVRDVEPGELIIINDDGLRIEKFTENVTHSICSMEYIYFARPDSNIAGINVHSARKRSGKRLAKEAFIDADVVTGVPDSSISAAIGYAEEAGLPYELGLIKNRYVARTFIQPSQELREQGVRMKLSAVRGVVEGKRVVMIDDSIVRGTTSKRIVQLLREAGAAEVHVRIASPPLAYPCFYGIDIQTRNELIASNYSVDEICRIIGADSLEYLSEEGLVDSIGRPYPNEPYGGLCMAYFNGDYPTPLYDYEAEYLASLEAEK is encoded by the coding sequence ATGCTTGCTGAAGTAAAAGGACTTAACGAAGAATGTGGTATTTTTGGTATTTGGGATCATCCTAATGCAGCGGAAATCACCTATTATGGGTTGCATAGTTTACAACATCGCGGTCAAGAAGGTGCCGGAATTGTTTCAACAGACGGAGAAACACTAAAAGGTCACCGAAACCTCGGTCTTTTAGCAGACGTGTTTAAACATGGTGAATTAGATGATTTAAAAGGTAAGGCAGCCATTGGGCACGTTCGATACGCGACAGCTGGTCAAAAAAACTTAGGGAACGTACAACCATTTTTATTTCACTTTCATAGTTCTTCTTTAGCACTTGCGCATAATGGGAATTTGGTTAATGCGAAAAGTTTACGCCGTGAACTAGAAGAAGAAGGCGCTATTTTTCAAACGAGTTCGGATACAGAAGTGTTAGCGCATTTAATTAAACGTAGCCATACAGGTGATTTTGTGGAAGATTTAAAAGTGGCTTTGAATAAAGTGAAAGGTGGCTTTGCATACATGCTCCTGACGGAAGACACGATGTATGCGGCGCTTGATCCGAATGGTTTTAGACCGCTTTCGATAGGTCGCATTGGTAATTCTTACGTAGTTGCTTCGGAAACATGTGCCTTTGAAACGGTTGGCGCTGAGTTTGTCCGTGATGTGGAGCCAGGCGAGCTAATTATTATTAATGATGACGGACTTCGAATTGAAAAATTCACGGAAAATGTGACGCATTCAATTTGTAGTATGGAATACATTTATTTTGCGCGACCAGACTCTAATATTGCTGGAATTAATGTTCACTCGGCAAGAAAACGTTCAGGTAAAAGATTAGCAAAAGAGGCTTTTATTGATGCAGATGTGGTTACGGGTGTACCAGATTCCAGTATTTCTGCGGCGATTGGTTATGCGGAGGAAGCTGGTCTTCCTTACGAACTTGGTCTCATCAAAAATAGATATGTGGCAAGAACTTTCATCCAGCCATCACAAGAACTCAGGGAGCAAGGTGTTAGAATGAAGCTTTCTGCCGTGCGTGGGGTTGTGGAAGGGAAGCGCGTCGTCATGATTGATGATTCGATTGTTCGCGGGACGACGAGTAAACGAATCGTACAACTTTTACGGGAAGCGGGTGCAGCGGAAGTTCACGTGAGAATTGCTTCTCCACCACTTGCTTATCCTTGTTTTTATGGAATTGATATCCAAACGCGAAATGAATTAATCGCTTCTAATTATTCTGTTGATGAAATTTGTCGGATTATTGGGGCTGATTCTTTAGAGTATTTGAGTGAAGAAGGTTTAGTAGATTCCATTGGCAGACCTTATCCGAACGAACCTTACGGGGGACTTTGTATGGCTTATTTTAACGGCGATTACCCAACCCCTTTATATGATTATGAAGCGGAATATTTAGCGAGCTTAGAAGCAGAAAAATAA
- the purL gene encoding phosphoribosylformylglycinamidine synthase subunit PurL, with protein MPNMEPTTKEIKEQKIYQEMGLTDSEYELVCSILGREPNYTETGLFSVMWSEHCSYKNSKPVLRKFPTEGKQVLQGPGEGAGIVDIGDGLGVAFKVESHNHPSYVEPYQGAATGVGGIIRDVFSMGARPIAMLNSLRFGELDTPHAKYLVSEVVAGIAGYGNSIGIPTVGGEIQFDPCYTKNPLVNAMCVGLIEAKDIQKGQAKGIGNPVMYVGAKTGRDGIHGATFASVEFSEEGEQQRSAVQVGDPFMEKLLLEACLDVIRDHSDILVGIQDMGAAGLVSSSSEMASKAGAGLELIMDDVPQRELNMTPYEMLLSESQERMLLCVKKGHVEEIQALFERYGLEAVVIGQVTDDKMYKIIHHGEVVANVPVDALAEDAPVYHKPSKEPARYQAFQEEEAFVPAIDDVVGVWKELLAQPTIASKRHIYEQYDYQVRTDTAVVPGSDAAIVRVRGTEKAIAMTTDCNSRYLYLDPEVGGAIAVAEAARNIVCSGGKPLAITDGLNFGNPEKPEIFWEIEKAADGISAACLELDTPVISGNVSLYNETDGTGIYPTPVIGMVGLVEDLAHITTQDFKASGDVIFLIGETKAEYSGSELQKLQQGKISGRAPELDLATEKKYQQLLLTAIQEGLVASSHDLAEGGFGVALAEATFKAGLGADVEVPFALNQLFSESQSRFLVSVKPENEAAFAQLMELEKVYRLGVVTEDDTIRVKHNEDLVTVKTTELRSIWEGAIPCLLK; from the coding sequence ATGCCTAACATGGAGCCAACGACAAAAGAAATTAAAGAACAAAAGATTTATCAAGAAATGGGCTTAACTGATAGTGAATATGAGCTTGTTTGTTCCATTCTTGGACGCGAGCCTAATTATACAGAAACTGGACTTTTCTCCGTTATGTGGTCCGAACATTGTAGTTATAAAAATTCTAAACCAGTACTTCGAAAATTTCCTACAGAAGGAAAACAAGTCTTGCAAGGACCGGGTGAAGGTGCTGGGATTGTTGATATTGGCGATGGTCTAGGTGTTGCATTTAAAGTAGAGAGTCATAATCATCCCTCCTATGTAGAGCCGTATCAAGGGGCTGCAACTGGGGTTGGTGGAATTATTCGTGATGTGTTTTCGATGGGAGCGAGACCGATTGCAATGCTGAACTCGCTTCGTTTCGGCGAATTAGATACACCTCATGCGAAATACTTAGTTAGTGAAGTCGTTGCGGGAATCGCAGGATACGGTAACTCCATTGGGATTCCAACGGTTGGTGGCGAAATCCAATTTGATCCTTGTTATACAAAAAATCCACTAGTAAATGCAATGTGTGTAGGTTTAATTGAAGCGAAAGACATTCAAAAAGGACAAGCAAAAGGTATCGGTAATCCGGTGATGTATGTTGGTGCTAAAACTGGTCGTGACGGGATTCATGGTGCCACTTTTGCATCTGTAGAGTTTAGTGAAGAAGGCGAACAACAACGATCTGCTGTACAGGTTGGTGATCCTTTTATGGAGAAATTATTGCTTGAAGCATGTTTAGATGTGATTCGTGATCATTCGGATATTTTAGTGGGAATTCAAGATATGGGGGCTGCTGGTCTCGTTAGTTCGAGTTCCGAAATGGCGTCAAAAGCGGGCGCTGGGCTAGAATTAATTATGGATGATGTGCCGCAACGGGAACTAAATATGACGCCATATGAAATGTTACTTTCTGAATCACAAGAACGGATGCTTCTATGTGTGAAAAAAGGGCATGTGGAAGAAATCCAAGCGTTATTTGAACGTTATGGTTTAGAGGCTGTTGTGATTGGTCAAGTAACGGATGATAAAATGTATAAAATTATTCATCACGGTGAAGTAGTTGCGAATGTACCTGTTGATGCACTTGCGGAAGACGCGCCAGTTTATCATAAGCCTTCGAAAGAACCAGCTCGTTATCAAGCTTTCCAAGAAGAGGAAGCGTTTGTGCCAGCTATTGATGACGTGGTGGGAGTTTGGAAGGAACTGCTTGCTCAGCCAACGATTGCTAGTAAGCGCCATATTTATGAGCAATATGATTACCAAGTTCGGACGGATACAGCTGTTGTACCTGGTTCAGATGCGGCGATTGTTCGTGTGCGTGGAACAGAGAAGGCAATTGCGATGACGACAGATTGTAACTCGCGCTATTTGTATCTTGATCCAGAAGTTGGCGGAGCGATAGCGGTTGCGGAAGCGGCGCGCAATATCGTTTGTTCTGGCGGGAAACCACTAGCGATTACAGATGGACTGAATTTTGGAAATCCGGAAAAACCAGAAATTTTTTGGGAAATTGAAAAAGCAGCTGACGGTATTAGTGCAGCTTGTTTAGAACTTGATACGCCTGTTATCTCAGGGAATGTATCGCTTTATAATGAAACAGATGGTACCGGTATTTATCCAACACCAGTTATTGGAATGGTTGGTTTAGTAGAAGATTTGGCGCATATTACGACACAAGATTTTAAAGCTAGTGGCGATGTGATTTTCTTAATCGGTGAAACAAAAGCTGAATATAGTGGTTCGGAATTGCAGAAATTGCAACAAGGGAAAATTAGCGGACGCGCGCCGGAATTAGATTTAGCGACAGAGAAAAAATACCAACAATTGCTTCTAACGGCGATTCAGGAAGGTCTAGTTGCTTCTAGTCATGATTTGGCGGAAGGCGGATTTGGTGTGGCCCTGGCGGAAGCGACTTTTAAAGCAGGTCTTGGTGCGGATGTGGAAGTACCATTTGCGTTAAATCAGCTTTTCAGTGAATCGCAATCACGTTTCTTAGTATCAGTAAAACCGGAAAATGAAGCAGCTTTTGCGCAATTAATGGAGCTGGAAAAAGTATACCGCCTTGGTGTAGTAACCGAGGATGATACGATTCGTGTAAAACATAACGAAGACCTAGTTACAGTGAAAACAACGGAATTACGATCCATTTGGGAAGGGGCTATTCCATGCTTGCTGAAGTAA
- the purQ gene encoding phosphoribosylformylglycinamidine synthase subunit PurQ, with translation MKFAVIQFPGSNCDLDMLHAIRDSLGEEAEYVWHAETSLAGFDAVLLPGGFSYGDYLRTGAIAKFSSIMPEVLRFAEMGKPVLGVCNGFQILTEIGLLPGALIRNNNLHFICKTVPLRVANASTMFTELYEEGEIIQVPVAHGEGNYYCDDETLLKLKDNNQIVFTYENVNPNGSRADIAGIVNERGNVLGMMPHPERAVEEIIGGTDGLRLFESVVKAWKEEQVNA, from the coding sequence ATGAAATTTGCTGTCATTCAGTTCCCAGGTTCAAATTGTGATCTTGATATGCTACATGCGATTCGCGATTCTCTTGGCGAGGAGGCGGAATATGTATGGCATGCGGAAACAAGTCTTGCAGGCTTTGACGCGGTTTTACTTCCAGGCGGATTTTCTTACGGAGATTACTTGCGAACTGGTGCGATTGCAAAATTTTCAAGTATTATGCCAGAAGTTTTGCGCTTTGCTGAAATGGGAAAACCAGTGCTTGGTGTGTGTAACGGATTCCAAATTTTAACTGAAATTGGATTGTTGCCAGGTGCTTTAATTAGAAATAATAATTTGCATTTTATTTGTAAAACAGTGCCGCTTCGTGTGGCAAATGCAAGTACGATGTTTACGGAGCTTTATGAAGAAGGCGAAATTATCCAAGTTCCCGTTGCTCACGGAGAAGGTAATTATTACTGTGACGACGAAACACTTTTAAAATTAAAAGATAATAACCAAATTGTGTTTACATATGAGAACGTTAATCCGAATGGTAGTCGTGCGGATATTGCGGGTATCGTAAATGAGCGCGGTAATGTGCTTGGAATGATGCCACATCCAGAACGCGCGGTGGAAGAAATTATTGGCGGTACTGATGGTTTAAGACTTTTCGAGTCCGTTGTAAAAGCTTGGAAGGAGGAACAAGTAAATGCCTAA
- the purS gene encoding phosphoribosylformylglycinamidine synthase subunit PurS gives MYNVKVYVTLKKSVLDPQGVAVKDAAKSMGYEEVEDVRIGKFMELKVAKSDRDIHEVLNEMCDKLLTNPVMEDYRYEIEEA, from the coding sequence ATGTATAATGTCAAAGTTTATGTCACTTTAAAGAAAAGCGTATTAGATCCACAAGGGGTTGCAGTGAAAGACGCAGCAAAAAGCATGGGTTACGAGGAAGTAGAGGATGTTCGTATTGGTAAATTTATGGAACTAAAAGTTGCGAAATCAGATCGAGATATTCATGAAGTATTAAATGAAATGTGCGACAAACTGTTAACCAATCCGGTGATGGAAGATTACCGATATGAAATTGAGGAGGCGTAA
- the purC gene encoding phosphoribosylaminoimidazolesuccinocarboxamide synthase — MTNELVYEGKAKRLFKTEEVGVLRVAYKDEATALNGARKEAFVGKGELNNQITSLIFSHLTEAGIKSHFIRAISETEQLVKEVSIIPLEVVVRNVMAGSLAKRLGKEEGEPIPNAIVEFYFKEDALDDPFINDNHVLYLDIATTNEMDAIRHAARSINKVLQELFNEMNITLIDFKLEFGRDAAGNILLADEISPDTCRLWDKETNQKLDKDVFRRNIGNLTDVYTEVLNRLKQVQN, encoded by the coding sequence GTGACTAATGAACTGGTTTATGAAGGAAAGGCAAAACGGCTTTTTAAAACAGAAGAAGTTGGAGTCTTGCGTGTTGCTTATAAAGATGAGGCAACGGCATTAAACGGAGCGCGAAAAGAAGCTTTTGTTGGTAAAGGCGAGCTTAATAATCAAATTACCTCCCTTATTTTTTCTCATTTAACAGAAGCAGGCATAAAGAGCCATTTTATCCGGGCGATTTCCGAAACGGAACAATTGGTGAAAGAGGTATCAATTATTCCACTTGAAGTGGTTGTTCGTAATGTGATGGCTGGAAGTCTTGCGAAGCGGCTTGGGAAAGAAGAAGGCGAGCCAATTCCAAATGCGATAGTGGAATTTTATTTTAAAGAGGATGCGTTAGATGACCCGTTTATTAATGACAATCATGTGCTTTATTTAGATATTGCAACAACGAATGAAATGGACGCGATTCGCCATGCTGCTCGTTCGATTAATAAGGTGCTACAAGAATTATTCAATGAAATGAATATTACGCTAATTGATTTTAAGTTAGAATTTGGTCGGGATGCGGCTGGAAATATTTTACTAGCAGATGAGATTTCGCCTGATACATGCAGACTTTGGGACAAGGAAACAAACCAAAAGCTCGATAAGGATGTCTTTCGTCGGAATATTGGCAATTTAACAGATGTGTATACAGAAGTATTGAATAGATTAAAGCAAGTTCAAAACTAG